Proteins co-encoded in one Halobacteriovoraceae bacterium genomic window:
- a CDS encoding UvrD-helicase domain-containing protein, whose product MTSANEEQKVAIEHNGNMLLRAGAGSGKTFVLVEHIVYLTEKFIEKKEYTDVVDFEIKLKQFYSKIVLMTFTKKAAGEMSIRIKKRFGQCKTINKIWDVVSNCIGYLNVTTIHGFCFKLISSGLIVGIDQEVPLLSSTESRLKIKSLVDNALNELIKDDLVLDKDLIVGHRQEISNGMYKIFSDPTLREYWDLFTLESIDHFSIAKYLQEIIPLLGIDVLTLKSEMGIVDSVHYDKKWYQHLEYFLDILESINAEQENLLVNINKYFEEFKHVTSPPKKLGYIALEKQIEGVKGLRTFLAKNYEALNCFVESKNVYKSWMNIFVNVYKNVSVNYNSIYGITFSDLEYIISKTVKNIEVLERIRKCYQYFIIDEFQDTSFIQFNILKALALNDFQNIFCVGDLKQAIYGFRGGEVAVFKECMKNVKICHLLSNNYRSCGNVINFNNRIFDYLFKLGSDFSGIDLFSVDVDPQENPILERSNIGDINEYQLLVMSEERYTSTQIDQIEASGIIQIIQDRLKKSPNEKICLLYRKLSPLKFLIDELIESNISFIAQTKVKLAHDPILCVFKALLEYSLDEKQPIYRTRILIDGFFSYLEIKNDSKLVEQSIFNFERNQKSFGLKYAFKSFLVFHNIHNSLHGENLDKIFSLIDINFGQVESIWDYLNSSSNETYSIDFRFNANPKIVIMTAHASKGLEFDHVVLAGIHTNGMSPANRDFFGLLPGAIKWKVNASDKKAYSSPSLILENLILKRKEFSESKRLFYVACTRAVKSISWVNVSNFKGELSYSKESWIEGIRKWKESEVSSPIEVIKLPNQPVANKKIIDRPLFHSDNLGIQTKLSLEGEQLGLIAELSVTKLAQIAQCPRKFFFNVICKFEENFEQFTSDEFDKKNDFEMKSDAKRGTNLHSAIEYALKHNMVIPRYIEQEDVTKIQWCLDLISSEHVNFEFHSELPVKFPIFGQMISGTPDLFFLPKNSDNKRLKVWDFKSGQRKSTKESAYWCQLLCYAYGLAKIYNLDTTQFTCMLEILYLDTQEKITKVLTFSEVESELFGHWKRLSNLDEMDQTFCASCGYRNICQPCSLAT is encoded by the coding sequence ATGACTAGTGCAAATGAAGAACAAAAAGTTGCGATCGAACATAACGGGAATATGCTTCTTCGGGCCGGTGCTGGATCTGGAAAAACATTTGTTTTAGTTGAGCATATTGTTTATTTAACTGAAAAATTTATTGAAAAAAAAGAATATACTGATGTCGTGGATTTTGAAATTAAATTAAAGCAATTTTATTCAAAAATAGTTTTAATGACATTCACTAAAAAGGCCGCTGGTGAAATGTCTATTAGAATCAAAAAAAGATTTGGTCAGTGTAAAACAATTAATAAAATTTGGGATGTAGTATCCAATTGTATAGGGTATTTGAATGTTACTACAATTCATGGATTTTGTTTTAAATTAATTTCATCGGGTTTAATAGTTGGTATAGATCAAGAAGTTCCATTACTGAGTTCCACTGAATCTCGATTAAAAATTAAGTCACTCGTAGATAATGCTTTAAACGAACTTATTAAAGATGATCTTGTTCTAGACAAAGATCTTATCGTTGGGCATCGTCAAGAAATTTCCAATGGGATGTACAAAATATTTTCTGATCCAACTCTTCGTGAATATTGGGACTTATTTACTCTCGAATCAATTGATCATTTTTCTATAGCAAAATATCTCCAAGAAATTATTCCTCTTTTAGGGATAGATGTTCTCACTTTGAAAAGTGAAATGGGTATTGTTGATAGTGTTCATTATGACAAAAAATGGTATCAACATTTAGAATATTTTTTAGACATTCTAGAATCAATTAATGCTGAACAAGAAAACTTGCTGGTTAATATAAATAAATACTTCGAAGAATTTAAACATGTAACGTCACCTCCTAAAAAACTTGGATACATTGCTCTTGAAAAACAAATTGAAGGAGTGAAGGGACTGAGAACATTTTTAGCTAAAAATTATGAAGCTTTAAACTGTTTTGTAGAGAGTAAAAATGTATATAAATCTTGGATGAATATTTTTGTAAATGTTTATAAAAACGTTAGCGTAAATTATAATTCTATTTACGGAATAACTTTCTCTGATCTCGAATACATTATTTCAAAGACCGTTAAAAATATTGAGGTTCTAGAACGGATTAGAAAATGTTATCAGTATTTTATTATAGATGAGTTTCAAGACACTTCTTTTATACAATTTAATATTTTGAAAGCATTAGCTTTGAATGATTTCCAAAATATATTCTGCGTTGGAGATCTTAAACAAGCAATTTATGGTTTTAGGGGAGGTGAGGTAGCTGTTTTTAAAGAATGTATGAAAAATGTTAAAATATGTCATCTATTATCTAATAATTATCGTTCTTGCGGAAATGTAATAAATTTTAATAATAGGATCTTTGATTACCTTTTTAAACTTGGTTCTGATTTTAGCGGAATAGATTTATTTAGCGTTGATGTAGATCCTCAGGAGAACCCAATACTGGAGAGAAGTAATATTGGGGACATAAACGAGTATCAATTGCTAGTTATGAGTGAAGAACGGTATACAAGTACACAAATAGATCAGATTGAAGCATCGGGAATAATTCAAATAATTCAAGATCGACTAAAAAAATCTCCAAATGAAAAAATTTGTTTGTTGTATAGAAAATTATCTCCCTTAAAGTTTTTAATAGATGAACTAATTGAAAGTAATATTAGCTTTATTGCTCAGACCAAAGTGAAGCTGGCACATGATCCTATTTTATGTGTTTTTAAAGCTCTATTGGAATATTCACTTGATGAGAAGCAACCAATTTATAGAACAAGAATTTTAATTGATGGTTTTTTTTCTTACTTGGAAATTAAAAATGATTCAAAATTAGTTGAACAAAGCATTTTTAATTTTGAAAGAAATCAAAAATCTTTTGGACTGAAATATGCGTTTAAATCTTTTTTGGTCTTTCACAATATTCACAATTCACTCCACGGCGAAAATCTAGATAAAATATTTTCTTTAATTGATATAAATTTTGGACAAGTAGAGAGCATTTGGGACTATTTGAATTCCTCTTCAAATGAAACTTATTCTATAGACTTTAGATTCAATGCTAATCCAAAAATTGTTATTATGACTGCTCACGCTTCTAAAGGACTAGAATTTGACCATGTTGTTCTCGCAGGAATACATACCAATGGTATGTCTCCTGCGAATAGAGATTTTTTCGGATTATTACCTGGTGCAATAAAATGGAAGGTAAATGCAAGTGATAAAAAAGCATATTCATCCCCTTCTCTGATTTTAGAGAATCTTATTTTAAAAAGAAAAGAATTTTCAGAATCAAAAAGGTTGTTTTATGTTGCCTGCACAAGGGCCGTGAAAAGTATTAGTTGGGTGAATGTTTCTAATTTTAAAGGAGAACTATCTTATTCAAAAGAAAGCTGGATAGAAGGAATAAGAAAATGGAAAGAAAGTGAAGTCTCCTCTCCAATTGAAGTCATAAAATTACCTAACCAACCTGTTGCGAACAAAAAAATTATTGATAGACCTTTGTTTCATTCTGATAATTTAGGAATTCAAACAAAATTGAGTTTAGAGGGTGAGCAATTAGGATTAATTGCCGAGCTTTCGGTTACAAAATTAGCTCAAATCGCTCAATGTCCAAGGAAATTCTTTTTTAATGTTATATGTAAATTTGAAGAAAATTTTGAACAATTCACATCAGATGAATTTGATAAAAAAAATGATTTTGAAATGAAATCAGATGCCAAAAGAGGAACAAATCTACATAGTGCAATTGAGTACGCTTTAAAACATAATATGGTTATACCTAGATACATAGAACAAGAGGATGTAACAAAAATTCAATGGTGCCTTGATCTGATTTCAAGTGAACATGTTAACTTTGAATTCCATAGTGAGTTACCAGTTAAATTTCCTATCTTTGGACAAATGATTTCAGGAACACCAGATTTGTTCTTTTTACCAAAAAACTCGGATAATAAAAGATTAAAAGTATGGGACTTTAAAAGTGGACAAAGAAAATCAACTAAAGAATCTGCTTACTGGTGTCAACTACTTTGCTATGCTTATGGATTAGCAAAAATATATAATTTGGATACGACACAATTTACTTGTATGTTAGAAATTCTCTATCTGGATACCCAAGAGAAAATTACTAAGGTGTTAACTTTTAGTGAGGTTGAATCTGAATTGTTTGGCCAC